A single region of the Branchiostoma lanceolatum isolate klBraLanc5 chromosome 1, klBraLanc5.hap2, whole genome shotgun sequence genome encodes:
- the LOC136447203 gene encoding THO complex subunit 6 homolog, translating into MVYSNDLSVSSISRDAVRHNMADNFETEMLKQRRQLYTTVFSQSFSPCGRFVAVCDNFGRITLFSLAASLSADAKEDSRKPVFTFQAHNGPVYTLSSTERFLISAGTGDIKAWSWADILKKSPKVQWSLSPPFNHSFDNPETNSVVITKDGMLCSGCGDNNVYLWDMQSGTCTNTLKGHTDYIHALTLRGNDQQVVSAGEDGAVRIWDLRDSREAVHVLEPYKHDVCARPEQGRWIGCVAVDSGDDWLVCGGGPSLSLWHMRSMTPVVAFSTPNSSQNVVMFQEDQIMSAGSSPCVNHWSMNGELRSQVPCTPPCIYSMAINTNSASYKVLSAAGSSAKVDIFTNFGYKAFSMLVC; encoded by the exons ACGGAGATGCTGAAGCAGCGCAGACAGCTCTACACCACCGTTTTCTCCCAGTCCTTCTCTCCCTGTGGACGCTTTGTGGCAGTGTGTGATAACTTTGGGAGGATTACACTTTTCAG TCTTGCAGCCTCACTGAGTGCAGATGCAAAAGAAGACAGCCGAAAACCAGTCTTTACCTTCCAAG CTCACAATGGTCCAGTGTATACACTCTCTTCCACGGAACGTTTTCTTATCAG TGCTGGCACAGGTGATATTAAAGCGTGGAGCTGGgctgacatcttgaaaaag AGCCCTAAAGTGCAGTGGTCTCTGTCACCTCCTTTCAA CCACAGTTTTGATAATCCTGAAACGAACAGCGTAGTGATAACAAAG GATGGGATGCTGTGTTCAGGATGTGGAGacaacaatgtatatctgtGGGACATGCAGTCAGGAACATGCACA AACACACTTAAAGGCCATACAGACTACATCCATGCTCTTACCTTGAGGGGCAATGACCAGCAAGTGGTGTCTGCTGGGGAAGATGGGGCCGTTAGAATATGGG ATTTGCGAGATTCCAGAGAAGCAGTCCATGTTTTGGAGCCTTACAAACATGAC GTGTGTGCCAGACCGGAGCAGGGCAGGTGGATCGGGTGTGTAGCTGTGGACAGTGGTGATGACTGGCTG GTGTGTGGAGGTgggccatccctgtccctgtgGCACATGAGGTCGATGACCCCAGTGGTGGCCTTTTCCACCCCAAACTCTAGTCAGAATGTGGTGATGTTCCAAGAAGACCAG ATCATGTCAGCGGGGTCTTCCCCCTGTGTGAACCATTGGAGCATGAATGGGGAGCTGCGTTCTCAGGTCCCCTGTACTCCACCGTGTATCTACAGTATGGCCATCAATACTAACTCCGCCAGCTATAAG GTTCTGTCTGCAGCGGGCAGCAGTGCCAAGGTGGACATCTTCACCAACTTTGGGTACAAGGCTTTCTCCATGCTGGTCTGCTGA
- the LOC136447241 gene encoding bis(5'-nucleosyl)-tetraphosphatase PrpE [asymmetrical]-like yields the protein MQVHVKMGLVALLAGSVAVTYLCSFASKSFTQFFFSPPDQQKEISRVPKIRHVVLDESVVQGKRVFLIGDVHGCYDEMMELLHKADALRDDTVVIFVGDMVNKGPKSWEVLDFLRRSKVYAVKGNHEDHVLREYDKSKDPGYKLPPKYTWVGKLTSEEAEYLRELPYTISLPTYNVIVVHAGLVPGRPLEEQSNYEMMTMRNVVKTADGFEARKRATEGQPWAAEWTGPQHIVFGHDAVRRLQLYDHATGLDTGCLYGGNLTGLFLLGKERKFVSVKSRQSYINAVKVNQF from the coding sequence ATGCAGGTGCACGTTAAGATGGGGCTGGTGGCCCTATTAGCGGGGTCTGTTGCCGTCACCTATCTCTGCAGCTTTGCATCCAAATCCTTCACACAGTTCTTCTTCTCCCCTCCCGATCAACAGAAGGAAATATCCCGCGTGCCGAAGATTAGACATGTTGTTCTAGACGAGTCTGTCGTTCAGGGAAAAAGGGTGTTCTTGATTGGAGACGTGCACGGCTGCTATGATGAAATGATGGAGTTACTCCACAAAGCAGATGCACTCAGAGACGACACGGTGGTGATATTCGTAGGCGACATGGTAAACAAGGGGCCGAAAAGTTGGGAGGTCCTCGATTTCCTGCGCCGTTCAAAGGTGTACGCCGTCAAAGGCAACCATGAGGACCACGTTCTGAGAGAGTACGACAAAAGCAAAGATCCTGGATACAAACTTCCTCCGAAATACACGTGGGTTGGTAAGCTAACTTCGGAAGAAGCCGAATATCTACGAGAGTTGCCCTACACAATTTCTCTACCGACTTACAACGTAATTGTGGTTCATGCTGGACTAGTGCCAGGGAGGCCCTTAGAAGAACAAAGTAATTATGAGATGATGACTATGAGAAATGTGGTGAAGACTGCAGATGGTTTTGAGGCCAGGAAAAGAGCCACAGAAGGCCAACCATGGGCTGCAGAATGGACAGGACCACAGCATATAGTATTTGGGCATGACGCTGTCAGAAGACTCCAGCTCTACGACCATGCCACTGGTTTAGACACTGGGTGTCTCTACGGTGGAAACCTTACGGGATTGTTCTTACTAGGGAAGGAGAGAAAATTTGTGAGTGTGAAATCCCGCCAGTCCTACATCAATGCAGTTAAAGTAAATCAATTTTAA
- the LOC136447248 gene encoding nicotinamide N-methyltransferase-like yields the protein MTTGGTVPWGREYLNEVFGTFEEGIVDDEGEGSMKSMEFFHDVFSGGSYGGRLIDVGSGSTLYQVISASMFFSEIVCSDYSQAARAEIEKWLKKDKGAFDWTSYFQYFIELEGSSEKIEDREQKLRQAINAVVHCDVLQPNPTHPLTFDPFDVMVSAYCLEVASPDREAYVKAVANISTLLKPGGTIVFESYIGATFAVIGGAKAKILPVEVDFVVQTFKDAGFSDIKTVYYPSPDRDEYKVTDVKGMLFFTAKKDVAEKCEASVMKAKN from the exons ATGACTACTGGTGGCACGGTACCCTGGGGCAGAGAGTACTTGAACGAGGTGTTCGGCACGTTTGAAGAGGGCATCGTTGATGACGAAGGGGAGGGATCTATGAAATCCATGGAATTCTTCCACGATGTGTTCAGTGGTG GGTCCTATGGAGGGCGTTTGATCGACGTCGGGTCCGGTTCTACCCTGTACCAGGTTATCAGCGCCAGCATGTTTTTCTCGGAGATCGTGTGTTCCGACTATAGCCAG GCTGCAAGAGCAGAGATCGAGAAATGGCTGAAGAAGGACAAAGGGGCGTTTGATTGGACCTCGTACTTCCAATACTTCATAGAGTTGGAAGGAAGCAG TGAAAAGATTGAGGATCGTGAGCAGAAGCTCCGCCAGGCGATCAATGCGGTAGTGCACTGCGACGTCCTTCAACCCAACCCTACTCATcctctgacctttgacccatttgATGTGATGGTCTCGGCTTATTGCCTTGAGGTGGCCAGCCCAGATAG AGAAGCATATGTTAAAGCGGTGGCAAACATATCAACACTCTTGAAACCCGGAGGAACCATTGTCTTCGAGAGTTACATTGGGGCTACCTTCGCTGTCATTG GGGGTGCCAAAGCGAAGATCCTTCCTGTTGAAGTCGATTTCGTGGTCCAGACCTTCAAAGACGCTGGCTTCTCCGACATCAAGACCGTCTACTACCCATCTCCGGACAGGGACGAGTACAAGGTCACCGATGTCAAGGGCATGCTGTTCTTCACTGCAAAAAAAGATGTAGCTGAAAAATGCGAAGCTTCTGTCATGAAAGCTAAGAATTGA